The genomic stretch TTCGAGCGCCCGCTCGGCAAGCGCGCCGTGTCCGATCTCCCGCCTCCCGGGGGAGCGGATCGGCCGGGCCTCGCCCGTGCTGTAGGGCGGGAAATTGTAATGGTGCATAAAGCGTTTGGTCTCCTCGATGCCGAGCCCGTCCAAGATCTGCTCGTCACCTACCGGACCCAGCGTAACCGCAGAAAGAACCTGGGTCTGCCCCCGGGTGAAAAGCCCGGAGCCGTGCGCCCGCGGCAGCACCCCGACTTCGACGCTGAGAGGACGAATCTCGCGCAGCCCCCGACCGTCAATCCGGATCTTCTCATCCCGGATCAGCTCCCGGACGATCTTCTTCTCCACCGCTTCGAGCTCTTCCCGGATTAGGGCCTCCGCCTCCGGGTATTTTTCTAGGAGAGCAGCCGTCAACTCTTTCTTCGCGTTTTCCACTAGCTCTTCGCGGGCCTTCTTGTCTAACCGCGCGTCAACACAACGCCGGATCGCGGCCGCGAGGGCCGTCTGGCCGGCCTCCCTGACTTCCTGGACCATTACCGGATCGGGCTCCGGGAATTCTATTGCCAGTTTGGGCGATGCTAAGCCCAGGGCCAGTGCCTCTTCCCGGAAGGCGGCGATGAAATCGACAATCTCCCGCACGACCTGGTGTCCGCGGTCGATGGCCTCCAGAATCTCGCTTTCGGGCACCTCTTTCGCCCCGCACTCCACCATCATAATCGCGTCCCGGGTACCGGCCACCACGAGGTGGAGCTTATTCCGCTCCTCCTGCGCAACCGTAGGATTAATCACGTATTCCCCATCAACCAAGCCGACGATAACGCCACCGATCGGCCCGGCGAAGGGAATCTCAGAAAGAGAAAGGGCCGCCGACGCCCCGATCATCGCCGTGATCTCCGGGGCGCAATCCTGGTCTACCGACATGATTGTAGCCACCACGTGCACGTCCCGCCGCAACTTCTGGGGGAAAAGCGGCCGGATGGAACGGTCGATAAGCCTTGCTGAGAGGACAGCTTTCTCGCCCGGTTTCCCTTCGCGCCGGAGAAAGCCTCCGGGTATCTTTCCTACAGCGTAATGGCGTTCCTCGTAATCCACGAGAAGCGGAAAGAAGTCTATCCCTTCCCGCGGCTCCGCAGCCATCGTCGCCGTCACTAACACCACGGTATCGCCGTAACGCGCCAGAACCGCGCCCGATGCCTGCCGGGCAACCCGGCCCACTTCGAGAACCAGTGGCCGGCCGCCGATAACCATTTCTTTTTTGTGAATTACCCTATCCTGCATAATTGAAACTTGCCTCCTGTATTACCTCCTGCAAACCAGGTTTTCGCCTATAAAAAAGGGGGGGCTTACCCCCGCCTACTTCCGCAAACCTAACTTTTCAATCAGACGCTGGTAACGTTTAAAATCATAATCGCGCAGGTAGTTTAAGAGCGCCCGTCGCTGCCCGACCATTTTCAAGAGGCCTCGCCGCGAGTGAAAATCCTTTTTGTGGACCCTCAAGTGCTCGCTTAGCTGGTTGATCCTCTCGGTCAGGATGGCTACCTGCACTTCCGGCGAACCGGTATCGTTTTCGTGAATCCGGAAACCTTCGATGAGCTCCTTCTTCCTCTCCGCCGTCAGCGCCACCAACCTTCACCTCCCTCTAATTGCCGTAAGCCCAGTCGCACCGTCCCCAACGGTCCCAACCGCGCCTACGGTTCATTTCCCGATCACGGTAATTACCAGGCGCCCTTCGGGGATATCCTTAACTACAAGGTCGAAAACCCTGCCCGACCGGGCCACAAAGCCCCGGAAACGGGTGGCCGTTAAGACCGTCCCCGGCACCGCCTCCGCAGCGGCAATAATATCCCGCATGGTAATCTCCGCCTGGCGCGCTTTACGAAGCCGCCGTGCAGCATGCTCCGTAACGATGACCCGCATCGGTGCTTCCCTATCCGGCAGGCCTCGCCGCGCTTTCCTCAGCTTCGCTCAAAAAGGCGTAAAGCGCATCGGCAAATGCCTTGACGCTTGCTCCCGCGGGATCTGAACGCTTATAAAAAGACTCGAGCTCGGCCCTTAACCGCTGGAACTCCTCACTGAGACAGATTACCGCAATCTGGTCAAGCCAGATCTTGAAATCCGCCAGCTTTTGCGCCGCACCGGTCAGCTCCACGCGGGCGCCTCCTCACGCGATCAAACCCAAGTTTGATTTTAACACAAAGAAGAAGCGGTGTAAATTATTCTGCGGCTCACCTGTGATAAGTATTGGCCCCACCACGCCATTATCATTATACAGAGCATATAACTTTTTTATTATCGTCCGCCCGCGGCAAACGCCCTTATTTAGCAAGCGCGCGGGCCGCAGCCACATCCCGCCGGATCTGCTCCACAAGCTCCGCGACCGACCGGAAACAGCGCTCTTCGCGGAGCCGCCGGGTAAAAGATACTTCCAGCCGTTTACCGTAAAGGTCGCCGTGGAAGTCGAAGAGAAAGACCTCAACCCGCCGCCCAGCCGGAGCATCGCCCGCAAAAGTCGGGCAGACGCCGATGTTGGCTACACCAAGAAAGACCTCCCCGTCGACCACCGCTTTCACCGCGTAGACCCCGTTGGCCGGGACCAAAACCTGGGAATCAACCTCAAGGTTCGCTGTCGGAAACCCGAGCTCGGTTCCCCGCTTCGCGCCAGACACCACCGTTCCGGCGAACACGGGATAATAGCCAAGGTAACGCTGCGCCTCCTCCACCTTTCCCGCCGCAATCAAACCGCGAATGAGGGTGGAAGAAACGGGCTGGTCGCCCACCAGCACCGGTGGGATCACCTCAACCGTAAAACCGTACCGCGCGCCAAGTTCCCGCAGGGTCTCGGGTGTTCCCGCGCCCCGGTGGCCGAACGTATAGTTGTAGCCGACAAAAACCGCCGCCACACCGATTTCCGCGCAGAGAACCTCCCGGATAAACGCCTCCGGCGATAGCAGCGCAAATTCCCGGGTAAAAGGAATAGCGAGCAGGATATCCACGCCAAAACTGCCGATCAAGCGCTGCTTGAGTTCGGGAGCAAGCAGGAGCGGCGGTGCCGCGTCCGGGCGCAGAACCATGGCCGGATGAGGCTCGAAAGTGAAAACCGCCGCGGTCCCCTGGTTCTCCCGCGCATACTCCACTAGTCTTTTGATGATGCGCTGGTGGCCGAGGTGAACCCCGTCGAAATTGCCGAGTCCTACGCAAATCTTCCGGTATGAATGCCGTAAGCCTTGATAACTGGTCAGAACCTGCAAGATCGAACCTCCCCTGCCCTGAAGTCAGGAAGTATAAACCCAAACCGGTTTGAAGGTGATTTCTTCGTTTGCGGTCAACTCCAAACGGGCAACGGCCAAAAGGTCCTGCCCCGCCACGAGTCTGACCAGCGTACCTGGTTCTAAAGCCCCGCCAAAATCCGCCGTACCCGCAGGGTAGAGCCGGCTCCCACAGCGCACCGCCTTAACGGCCGAAGGCTTTACCGCTACTGCGGGAAGGTGGGTCAGAGCCTCAGAAACCGGAATAACAGCCTCCTTAAGCCTCCCCTCTGCTTTAAGCGCAGCCAACTCTTCCAAGGCGTGGGCTGCCCCCACCTCAAAGCAACCTACCCGCGTCCGCAATAGAAAACTTAAAGTCGCGCCACACCCTAAGACCCTCCCTATCTCTGCAACCAGGGTCCGGATGTAGGTCCCCTTGGAACAGGCAACGTGAAGAAGGGCGCGGGGGTGCTTTTGTCCCCATTTTCCGTCCAAAAGCCGCAGTGAATAAATCTCAACCGTCCTGGGCGGCGCCGCCACTATCGCACCGGCCCGGGCCAGTTTGTAAAGCCGTTCGCCCCGGTAGTGCACCGCCGATACGGGCGGCGGCACCTGACTTATCCGCCCCGAGAAGGACGGGAGGACAGCGGCAACGTCCTCCGGTCTCAAACCGGAGGCATCCCGGCAGGCGGTAATCCTGCCCCATGCATCCTGCGTATCGGTCTCAATCCCGAAGATGGCTTCAGCCCGGTACTCTTTATCGTCCGCGATAAATTGGGCCGCCCGCGTCGCCCGCCCGAGCAGGAGGATGAGAACACCAGCCGCGCCAGGATCAAGGGTCCCCGTATGGCCAACCCGCTTCAACCCAACCAGCCTGCGCATCCAATCTACAACATCGTGCGACGTCATCCCCGGCGGTTTTAAAACGTTAACCACTCCATCCACCGGTGCCGTCACTGCCCTTCTTCCCGGACCGCAGCGACCGCCGCCTCGATTACCGCCGCTTTAATGCGCTCCAGCTCCCCTTGCACCACCGCACCGGCCGCCCGCGGGTGACCGCCCCCGCCAAACTGAGCGGCCAGCCGGCTCGCGTTAACAAAATTCTTCGAGCGAAAGCTCACCTTTACCCGGCCATCGTCCATCTCCCGGAAGAAAAGTGCTACTTCGACCCCCTCGATCATCCGGCCGTAGCTTACGATCCCGTCGGTATGCTCGTCCGCGAGCTGAAGCCCCGCCGCCACCTCCCGCGTCAGGCTCATCCAGGCGACCCTGCCGCAGGGGCTGAGTTCGAGCGTGTTGAGCGCCGCCCGCAGCGCTTCAATGCTTTTGAACGGTTTCTCCTCAAAGACCCGCAGGCTGATCTCGCGTACGTTGGCGCCAGCCTCGATAAACTCCGCCACGCGCCGGTGGGTAGCCGCAGTGGTCGTCTCGTAGCGGAAGCCACCCGTATCGGTCGCCACTGTAACGTAAAGACAGGTGGCGATCATCCTGTCGATTTGCCAGCCAAGAAGCTTCAACAGGTCGAAGATGATCTCACCCACCGCCGCTGCCCCGGGATCGACAAAATTAAGATCCGCGTACGCCGCTGCTGATACGTGGTGGTCAATCAGAATCGCCGGTGTTCCGGAGGCCCGCAATTCGTTGATCACAGGCTCTAAGTTCCCGAGCCGCTCCGGAACCGAAGTATCAAGAATCACGACGGCGCTGAAAGCGTCCGTGCCGCGCTGCAGCAGCGCAGGCTCCACGCAAATCCGGTCGACGGCCGGTAAGAAGGAGTAAATCGACGGCACCGGCCCGGGTAGAGCAAGGACCGTCTCCTTTCCCGCCCGCTCGCACGCCAGACTCAGCGCCAGCATCGAACCGATGCAGTCACCGTCCGGCATCACGTGCCCGACAATAAGAAACCGCCGTCCCCGCTTAAGCTCCTCGGCTACCCTACTTAGGCTGCTCACTGGCCCCATCCTTCTTTAGTTCATCTATCAGGCGCGCAATCTTTACGCCGTAGTCGATAGAGGGGTCAAACCGGAAACTAATCTCCGGAACATGGCGGAGTCTGATCCGCCGGCCGAGCTGGCTGCGGATAAAACCCTGTGCTCTTTCGAGCACCCCGAGCGTGCTCTCGCACTCCGCAGGCGAACCATAAACGCTCAGGAAAACTTTCGCGTACCGCAGGTCGGACGATACCTCGACCCTAGTAATCGTGAGAAAACCGAGACGCGGATCTTTCAGCTCGTTTTGGAAAATATCGGCCAGCTCTTCTTTAATCGCCTCGGCCAAACGCGCTGCGCGGTGTGCCATCGATTTACCTCCGTTTACTCAAGCTGGCGCTTGACAGCCTCGGTCACAAAGAACTCCAGTTCGTCTCCTTCCTGGATGTCGTTGTAATTCTCGACCATCAGGCCGCACTCGAAGCCCTGCGCCACCTCGCGGACATCGTCCTTAAACCGCTTAAGGGAGGAAATCTTGCCGGTATGCACCACAACACCGTCCCGGATTACTCTGACACTCGCATCCCGGCCCACCTTGCCCTCGCTAACGTAGCAGCCCGCAATGGTACCCAGCCGGGAGACGTGGAAGACCTTCCGCACCTCCGCCCGTCCGGTCACGACCTCGCGGTACTCGGGCTCGAGCAAACCGGAGAGGGCTGCCTTCACATCGTTGATCGCGTCGTAGATTACCTGGTAGAGCCGGATATCGACCTTTTCGCGCTCCTGCGCCTTGCGTGCGTTCACGTCGGGGCGCACGTTGAAACCGATGATAATCGCACCAGAAGCCGAGGCCAGCATGATATCGGTTTCGGTGATGGCCCCTACGCCCGTATGAATCAGGTTAACCCTGACCTCGTCAGTGCCTAAGCGCTCGAGGGCCTTACTCAAAGCCTCAACCGAGCCCTGAACGTCAGCCTTGACGATCAGCGGCAACTCCTTGATCTGCCCTTCCTGGATGCGTCTATAGACATCCTCAAGGGCAATTTTCGCCCGGGCGCGGGCCTCTTCCTCACGCTTCTTTGCCAGGCGCTTCTGCGCGATCTGGCGGGCCAACCGCTCCTCCACAACCACAAAGGCCTCGCCCGCCTCAGGCACCTCTGAAAAGCCGAGCACTTCTACCGGTGTCGAGGGGCCCGCCTCGCTCACCCGCCGGCCACGGTCATCGATCATGGCCCGGACCCGCGCGAACTGCTGGCCCGCAACGAGGGTATCGCCGACGTTGAGGGTACCGTTCTGCACCAGCACGGTGGCAACGGGACCGCGTCCCTTATCGAGGCGCGATTCGATGATTGTCCCCCGCGCGGGACGGTCCGGATTGGCCTTGAGTTCTAAAATATCGGCTACCAGCAGGATCATTTCCAGAAGGTCTTCGATCCCCTGTTTCTTTAAAGCCGAAACCGGAACCACAATCGTATCGCCGCCCCAGTCTTCCGGAACGAGGCCCTGGTCGGCAAGCTCTTTTTTCACCCGGTCGGGGTTGGCGTTCGGCTTATCGATCTTGTTCAGGGCAACCACTATCGGCACGTTGGCTGCCCGGGCGTGGTTAATGGCCTCAACCGTCTGCGGCATGACACCGTCGTCGGCCGCCACCACCAGTACCGCTACGTCGGTTACTTTGGCGCCCCGTGCCCGCATCGCGGTAAAAGCTTCGTGGCCGGGAGTATCGATGAAGGTGATCTTCCGGTTATTCTTTTCGACCTGGTAAGCACCGATGTGCTGCGTAATGCCCCCTGCTTCCGTGGCGGTCACGTTGGTCTTACGGATGGCGTCCAGCAGCGATGTCTTGCCGTGGTCCACGTGGCCCATCACCGTTACTATCGGCGGTCGGGGTTTCAGCGCCGCGGGATCGGTTTCCGGTTCTTCGGCCAGCAGCGATTCGATATCGAACTCCGGCTTGACCTCGACCTCGTAGCCGAACTCTTGAGCCAGGATCGCAGCCGTCTCGGCGTCGATTTCCTGGTTTATCGTCACCAGCATTCCAAGCATCATCAGCCTTTTGATGAGGTCGGCGGCCTTTACGTGCATCTTCTCGGCCAGATCCTTGATGGTGATCGTCTCGCCGATCTGGATTGGTTTCCTCTCAACCGGTCTTAGGGCCTGAGCCGCAGTCTCCTTCCGCCGCTTGACCAACTTATTCTTGAGTTTTTCGCCTTCTTCTTCCCACTCAGGCAGGAAACGGTCCGTAGCCCGCTCTTTGATCTTCTTCTCCGGTTTGAACCGTTCCGTTTTCTGCTGGACCTTGGTCTTATCCACCTGCGGCGGTGGCGGAATCACGCCGAGCTTCGGCGGCCGCCGGTCACCCGCAGGGCGCCGGTCACCCGCAGGACGGGTCTCCTTTTTCTCCCCGGGCAACTCGCGCCGTCCGGTATGCGGACGTCCTTCTCTTGGCTGTCTGGCTTTGCCAGTCCCGGTTGCCGGCCGCGAAAAGGGCTTGTGCCCCTCCGGCCTTCCTATGGCTTCCCGCTCGCGCCGGGGTTCCGGCAGGGTAACCATTCCTTTCCCGACGGCACCCGTCACTTTCTGCACCTCTGGTGGTTTCCGTACCGCCGCCGCTCCCGCGGCCTGCTGGGGGACGGGTGCCACAGCTGGTGCCGCATCAGCCGGTTTCTCGGAGGCGGGCGCCTCGGTGACTGCCGGTTTAACCGGCGCAGCAACGGTCGCCTGGCCCTGCTCCCTAGCGACATCCGCTGGCCTGGCTTCGGGAGCCGCCTTGGGTTCCGGCCGCACGGCAGGAGCGGTAATTCCACCTAAGATACCTTTGCCTATCTTTTTCTCGAAGGTCAGCGGGCGCTCCGCAAACCTCCTGTCGGGAGGACGTTGCGGCACTCTATCGACCAAACCCGGCCCATACTTCGAAAGGGCAGACGCATCTTTCGCTACCGCCTCCGGCTTCGGTTCTTTTGCTTCCGTCCGCGGCGGCGGCGCCGGCCCCCCGGAAGCTTTCTCCCCGCCTGCATCCGGTGCTTCCCGCTCCCCTCTGGGTTTCGCAGGGGAAGGGTTCACCACAACAGCGTGCTCACCCGCCGGCCGCGTAGCTCTTGCCGCAAGTGAGGCCCGTAATTTCATCTCTTCTTCCTCGGTCAAAGCCGAGAAATTACATTTGACTTCAATGCCTAAATCGGCAAGCTTTTTTATCAATTCTTTACTCTCCATGTTTAGCTCTTTCGCCAGTTCATGCACCCTTTTTTTCGCCATTCCATCACCTCCGCCTCTAAACGAAACAAGCCTATTTCTCGCCTCCCCCTATCAGGTTAAGAATGCGCGCCGCGAGACTTTCATCGAGAACGGCTACCACCGCCCGGGGCGGCCGGCCAAGTGCCGCCCCCAATTCAGCCTTCCGGCCGTAAACAACAACCGGAATTCCCGTCCCCCGCGCAAAGCGCTGGAAATCCTTGGCAGTCTGACCGGCGGCGTCGGCAGCAACAATAACAAGGCGCGCTTCCCGCTTCCTGATTTTAACCCGGACGACGAAATTCCCGGAAGCCACCTGGCCAGCTCGCTGCCCCAGACCCAAGAGCTGGACTATGTTTTTGGCGGGCACCGCCGCATCAACTCCTCTCGAATGGCATCGATTACTTCTGCGGGTATGTTTTGTTCGAAAACGCGCTCGAGTTTCCTGGTCTTAATCGCTGCGGCCATGCAATCTGCCGACGGGCAGATATAAGCCCCCCGGCCCGATTTTTTCCCGGTATGATCAACCAGGATCTCCCCGTCAGGGGTACGTACCACCCGGATAAGCTCCCTTTTCGGCTTCATCTCGCGGCAGCCAACGCACTGCCGTAACGGCACCCTCTTACTCCGCGCCAAACCCATACCCCCAAGCGCTGGCACGAGCGACTCCGGTTACCAAAGCCGGTGTTCCCACCTGTCAGCTCCCACGTTCCGCATATTCCTCTTCCTGCTCCTTGTAAAAAGCGGCGTATTCCTGGGCGTAGATTTCCTCCATCTGCGACTCACTCTTGATGTCGATCTTCCACCCCGTCAGCTTCGCCACCAGGCGCGCATTCTGCCCCTCTTTCCCAATAGCCAGCGAAAGCTGGCTGTCCGGCACGATGACGCGGGCAATCTTTTCTTCCTCCCATACCTCCACCGCCACAGCCTTTGCCGGGCTCAAGGCCTCGGCTATAAAACGGGAGGGGTCGGGGTCCCACCGAACAACGTCGATCTTTTCGTGGCGTAGTTCGTTAACCACCGCCTGCACCCGGACTCCCTTCGGGCCAACGCAGGCGCCTACAGGATCAACGTTTGGGTCGCGGGAGTAAACCGCGATCTTGGAACGGACGCCCGCTTCACGGGCTACCGCCTTCATCTCCACCAGCCCCTCCTGGATCTCCGGCACCTCGATCTCAAAGAGACGCCGCAGAAATCCCGGGTGCGTCCGCGAAACGATGATCTGGGGGCCTTTAGGCGTCTTCCGCACCTCCAGGATGAACGCGCGGATCCGGTCACCCGGCCGGTAACGCTCGCCGGGTATCTGCTCCGCCGGCGGGAGGACCGCCTCGGTCTTGGCCAGCTCGATATAGACGTGGCGCTGCTCCACCCGCTGGACCGTCCCCGTGATTATGTCCCCTTCACGGCTGGCGTACATCTCGTAAATCATGTTGCGCTCGGCCTCGCGAATGCGCTGGACCACCACCTGCTTTGCCGTCTGGGCCGCGATCCGGCCGAAATCTTTGGGGGTAACTTCTATCTCCACGATATCGCCTACCTCGTAGCGCGGGTCAATCGCCTTAGCTTCCGCGAGGGAAATCTCCGCCCGCGGGTCGCCAACCGACTCAACAACCACGCGCTGGGCAAAAACTCGGCACTCGCCCGTTTCCCGGTCGATATAGACACGGGCGTTTTGCGTCGAGCCGAAGTGGCGCCGGTAAGCCGAAAGGAGCGCCGCCTCAATCGCCTCCAACAGCATCTCGGTCGCAAGACCTCTCTCTTTCTCTAAGTCGCGCAGTGCTCTTAAGAACTCTATGTTCAACCGTCAGCCCCCCTACTGCCAGTGAAATACCAAGTTGGCCTTTTGAATTGCCGTGTACGGAATCTCCAGTTCGGCCCCCTCGACGAGTAACCGCACCTTCTCCTCACCCGCCGCGATAATCCTGCCGGTGAATTTACGCCGTCCTTCAAAAGGAGTTGCGGTCAAAATACGCGCTTCGTGACCGGTAAAACGCAAAAAATCGGCCGGTTTTTTGAGCGGCCGTTCGATCCCAGGAGAAGATACCTCTAAGGCGTAGGCGTGGGGAATGATATCCTGACGGTCAAGCTCTTGACCTAGCCGCTCGGAGAGGGCCTCGCAATCGTCAAGTCCCACCCCGTCCGCCTTATCGATGAAAACCCGCAGGACCCAGCGGCCCCCTTCCTTCCGGTATTCCACATCAACAATTTCCAGACCGAGCGCCGCCGCTAACGGGCCGGCAACCGCCTGCACCCGGTCGGCAATCCTGTGTTTTACCTGCACCGTAAAAACCCCCGCCCAACAAGTCTTCAGGCATCCCTTAAATTAACACGAAAGAGTGGGAACTACCCACTCTTTGCCAGGACTTAAACGTCACCACCGCTACCAAACGTAGTATAGCACAGAATCAGGTCCCTGTGCAACTGAAATTATGCCGCAACTCCTGCCGCGAATGGTCCCTGAATCCCCGACCTCGCCGGGAGCCCTGCGTGGCTGGCACCAAAACCGCCACTCGCCGGCCTACTCAACCCCGAGCAGGCGGTGCAATTTCTGCACTACGGTTTCCTTGGGCGTATAACCTACCTCCTGCGCCACCACCTTGCCGTGCTGGAAAAAGAGGAGGGTGGGAATACCCTTGATCCCGTAGCGCTGGGTAAGCGCCTGGTTCTCGTCAACATTGAGCTTAGCTACTTTCACCCGCCCGGCAAACTCATCAGCCACCTGGTCCACTATCGGTGACATGCTCCGGCAAGGTCCGCACCAGGCCGCCCAAAAATCGACTAGCACCGGCAGTTCGCTCTTTAACACCTCTTCCTCGAAATTCCGCTCGTTAACCTCAATTACCATCAAAGCTTCACCCCCGCGTTTTTTCAAGCGTGCGCGGGCCCACGGCCCGCCAGTATCAGATCCTTCACCCACCTTCGGCCGTCGGCCGACAACCACCAGCTTCCGAACCCCGGCCTGGAGCGCTGAAAGGACTCCAAATCTGTTTTAGATCGCTGCTCCCGCACTTAGGGCAACGGACACTCTCCTTCTCCGCCCAGCTGACCAGCACTGTAAAGCGGTGGGCGCAACGCCGGCACTCAAATTCGTACTGCGGCACGCAACTCACTCCTCCATCGTCCTGTACAGGCGGTCCGGCTGTCCGTACAAAAATAGTATAACGCACCGGGGGCACCCTTTAAACGGCAACCGGTAACGGGCAGTCCCCCGAATAGCGTAACACTTTTATTTTAACTTTTTTGCCGGGAAAGATGAAGTGGTATTTTGCAAATTTTCTTGAGAAAGGAGACTTTTTACAATCTCCTTGAAAACCGGCGCGGCAGATGCGGCCCCGCTCTCGCCGTTCTCCACCATTACCACAACGATATACTTAGGCCGTTCGGCCGGTGCGTACCCGGCAAACCAGGCGATCTTCCTTTTGCCCCCGGTTTCGGCCGTCCCCGTCTTCCCCGCACAACTCCATTCTTCTGTACCACCCTGCCGACCGGTGCCTTCGGCCACCGAAAGCGCCATCATTTCCCGTAACTTGGCCGCGGTTGCGGCCGAAAAAACCCGCCTGCCGGCATCTGGCGGCAGTTCCTCCAAAACGCCGCGCCAGCGGAAGCCTTTTACCAGGCGCGGCCGGACATAGACCCCGTCGTTAACGACGGCGTTGACCAGGGCCGCGACCTGAACAGGCGTCACCAGAAGGGGGCCCTGGCCCACACTCAGGTTGACCAGGTTATGGGGCTGCAGGTAACAGCTCACTTCTTGCCGCGCATCCCGGGGCAGGGGGTAGCCTACCACTCCCCGGTCGGTGAAGCCGCAGCGCCGGTAATAGGCAAGCAACCGCGTCTTCCCGAGGGCCAGCCCCACCTGCGCAAAGACCGGGTTGCAGGACTGGGCAAAGGCGCGGGCGAAGGTTATGGCACCGTGACCGGCAGGTAGCCAGCAGGGGATGAGGGGGTCTTTAGCGCCCCGGCAGAAAAAGCGGCTTTCCGGTTTTACCACACCCTCCTCACAAGCCGCCGCAGCCACCAGGATCTTAAACACTGAACCCGGCGGGTAAGGGGCAAAAGCCCGGTCCAAAAAGGCGGCGCTGTCACCCGCCTGCTCGCTGCAGGGATGCGCCGGTGCAAAGGCGGGCCTGCTGGCCACAGATAGGATGTCGCCTTTCCTCGCGGCAAGCACCACCACTGCTCCCCGGGCCACCTGCGCATCCATCACCGACTCTACCGCCCGCTGCACCCGGCTGTCGATAGCCAGAACCAGGTCGGACCGCCCGGCATCTTTGAACCTTTCGACGCGGACCCCAAGGCCGCCGATAACCCTGCCCCGCGCATCCCGGTAAATCCCAGCGACAGCACAAGGCACAGTACCTTTAAGGAGGTACTCGTAGTAGTACTCGCACCCTTTCCTGCCCACGTAATCGTCAAAGGCGTAAGGTTTTCCGGTGCGCGCCAGCTTCCGGTATTCCGCGCCCGAACCGATCCGGCCCAGATGCCCTACCACATGGACCGCCAGGGGTCTCGTGCCGTAGCGCTCCCGGTAGGGAACAACCGCAACCCCCGGCCAGCCGGCTTTCGTGATCGCCGCCGCCTGCCCAGCCGTCAGACGGTAGGGGAGGCAAACCGGGTCGCGCCCGATTTGCGCCGCCACCCGCTCTGCGGGAACACCGAGCAACGCCGCGAGGCCGCCTGCCACCTGCTGTTTTTCCCGCACCAGCGCCGGGAATACCGCTACCCGCTTTTCCCAGTGTTCACCCGTCAGGGAAATACCGTGGGCGTCGAGGATACTCCCCCGGGGGTATTCCTCAAGCGGCAGCACAT from Thermodesulfitimonas autotrophica encodes the following:
- the infB gene encoding translation initiation factor IF-2, with amino-acid sequence MVTLPEPRREREAIGRPEGHKPFSRPATGTGKARQPREGRPHTGRRELPGEKKETRPAGDRRPAGDRRPPKLGVIPPPPQVDKTKVQQKTERFKPEKKIKERATDRFLPEWEEEGEKLKNKLVKRRKETAAQALRPVERKPIQIGETITIKDLAEKMHVKAADLIKRLMMLGMLVTINQEIDAETAAILAQEFGYEVEVKPEFDIESLLAEEPETDPAALKPRPPIVTVMGHVDHGKTSLLDAIRKTNVTATEAGGITQHIGAYQVEKNNRKITFIDTPGHEAFTAMRARGAKVTDVAVLVVAADDGVMPQTVEAINHARAANVPIVVALNKIDKPNANPDRVKKELADQGLVPEDWGGDTIVVPVSALKKQGIEDLLEMILLVADILELKANPDRPARGTIIESRLDKGRGPVATVLVQNGTLNVGDTLVAGQQFARVRAMIDDRGRRVSEAGPSTPVEVLGFSEVPEAGEAFVVVEERLARQIAQKRLAKKREEEARARAKIALEDVYRRIQEGQIKELPLIVKADVQGSVEALSKALERLGTDEVRVNLIHTGVGAITETDIMLASASGAIIIGFNVRPDVNARKAQEREKVDIRLYQVIYDAINDVKAALSGLLEPEYREVVTGRAEVRKVFHVSRLGTIAGCYVSEGKVGRDASVRVIRDGVVVHTGKISSLKRFKDDVREVAQGFECGLMVENYNDIQEGDELEFFVTEAVKRQLE
- a CDS encoding L7Ae/L30e/S12e/Gadd45 family ribosomal protein, which gives rise to MPAKNIVQLLGLGQRAGQVASGNFVVRVKIRKREARLVIVAADAAGQTAKDFQRFARGTGIPVVVYGRKAELGAALGRPPRAVVAVLDESLAARILNLIGGGEK
- the rnpM gene encoding RNase P modulator RnpM; translated protein: MARSKRVPLRQCVGCREMKPKRELIRVVRTPDGEILVDHTGKKSGRGAYICPSADCMAAAIKTRKLERVFEQNIPAEVIDAIREELMRRCPPKT
- the nusA gene encoding transcription termination factor NusA, which codes for MNIEFLRALRDLEKERGLATEMLLEAIEAALLSAYRRHFGSTQNARVYIDRETGECRVFAQRVVVESVGDPRAEISLAEAKAIDPRYEVGDIVEIEVTPKDFGRIAAQTAKQVVVQRIREAERNMIYEMYASREGDIITGTVQRVEQRHVYIELAKTEAVLPPAEQIPGERYRPGDRIRAFILEVRKTPKGPQIIVSRTHPGFLRRLFEIEVPEIQEGLVEMKAVAREAGVRSKIAVYSRDPNVDPVGACVGPKGVRVQAVVNELRHEKIDVVRWDPDPSRFIAEALSPAKAVAVEVWEEEKIARVIVPDSQLSLAIGKEGQNARLVAKLTGWKIDIKSESQMEEIYAQEYAAFYKEQEEEYAERGS
- the rimP gene encoding ribosome maturation factor RimP, which encodes MQVKHRIADRVQAVAGPLAAALGLEIVDVEYRKEGGRWVLRVFIDKADGVGLDDCEALSERLGQELDRQDIIPHAYALEVSSPGIERPLKKPADFLRFTGHEARILTATPFEGRRKFTGRIIAAGEEKVRLLVEGAELEIPYTAIQKANLVFHWQ
- the trxA gene encoding thioredoxin: MVIEVNERNFEEEVLKSELPVLVDFWAAWCGPCRSMSPIVDQVADEFAGRVKVAKLNVDENQALTQRYGIKGIPTLLFFQHGKVVAQEVGYTPKETVVQKLHRLLGVE
- a CDS encoding zinc ribbon domain-containing protein is translated as MPPVRYTIFVRTAGPPVQDDGGVSCVPQYEFECRRCAHRFTVLVSWAEKESVRCPKCGSSDLKQIWSPFSAPGRGSEAGGCRPTAEGG
- a CDS encoding peptidoglycan D,D-transpeptidase FtsI family protein — protein: MYRYRRRIVIFFLCAGLLYGGLLLRLTHLQVVRGAAYAYAAFRQQADVLPLEEYPRGSILDAHGISLTGEHWEKRVAVFPALVREKQQVAGGLAALLGVPAERVAAQIGRDPVCLPYRLTAGQAAAITKAGWPGVAVVPYRERYGTRPLAVHVVGHLGRIGSGAEYRKLARTGKPYAFDDYVGRKGCEYYYEYLLKGTVPCAVAGIYRDARGRVIGGLGVRVERFKDAGRSDLVLAIDSRVQRAVESVMDAQVARGAVVVLAARKGDILSVASRPAFAPAHPCSEQAGDSAAFLDRAFAPYPPGSVFKILVAAAACEEGVVKPESRFFCRGAKDPLIPCWLPAGHGAITFARAFAQSCNPVFAQVGLALGKTRLLAYYRRCGFTDRGVVGYPLPRDARQEVSCYLQPHNLVNLSVGQGPLLVTPVQVAALVNAVVNDGVYVRPRLVKGFRWRGVLEELPPDAGRRVFSAATAAKLREMMALSVAEGTGRQGGTEEWSCAGKTGTAETGGKRKIAWFAGYAPAERPKYIVVVMVENGESGAASAAPVFKEIVKSLLSQENLQNTTSSFPAKKLK